One window of Metopolophium dirhodum isolate CAU chromosome 3, ASM1992520v1, whole genome shotgun sequence genomic DNA carries:
- the LOC132940694 gene encoding uncharacterized protein LOC132940694: protein MADDGAYTADDPSLTVGPKIVCITELCDQQPSATTSTLQVEADQRTLDLAPLLSLCPNDELLEAPVGILQECDYPSTDNVYMVDDNKYTTKDDAVDDPTLTVRPKIVCAISELRDQQPTTTTLTSSKSDGDGLEPATTTIQVKSAVTEQLDSYVAPVRIQLLDALADVKDFVPDEATESTTIVPTVVAKSDDDGLEPAMTTIQVKSAVTEQLDSYVAPVRIQLLDALADVKDFVPDEATESTTIVPTVVAKSDGDGLEPAMTTIQVKSAVTEQLDSYVAPVRIQLLDALADVNDFVPDEATESTTIVPIAVAKSDGDGLEPATTAVQAKSAAAEKPRQGRRRSFLSAVGRRLLKFGRTLCCCCCCK, encoded by the coding sequence ATGGCAGACGACGGAGCATATACGGCAGACGACCCTTCGCTGACCGTGGGGCCGAAAATTGTCTGTATCACTGAGCTCTGTGACCAACAACCGTCGGCGACGACATCCACATTGCAGGTGGAGGCCGATCAGAGGACGTTAGATTTAGCACCACTACTATCCCTGTGTCCAAATGACGAACTGTTGGAAGCTCCTGTTGGAATCTTGCAGGAGTGCGATTATCCATCGACAGACAACGTATATATGGTGGACGACAATAAATACACGACGAAAGATGACGCGGTAGACGACCCTACACTGACCGTGAGGCCCAAAATTGTATGTGCTATCAGTGAGCTCCGTGATCAacaaccgacgacgacgacattgACTTCGAGCAAAAGTGATGGCGACGGGTTGGAGCCAGCGACAACTACGATCCAAGTAAAGTCAGCGGTGACTGAACAGCTTGATTCTTACGTGGCACCGGTTAGAATCCAGCTGTTAGATGCACTGGCTGATGTTAAAGATTTTGTTCCGGACGAGGCAACCGAAAGCACGACCATAGTTCCTACAGTCGTGGCCAAAAGTGATGACGACGGGTTGGAGCCAGCGATGACTACGATCCAAGTAAAGTCAGCGGTGACTGAACAGCTTGATTCTTACGTGGCACCGGTTAGAATCCAGCTGTTAGATGCACTGGCTGATGTTAAAGATTTTGTTCCGGACGAGGCAACCGAAAGCACGACCATAGTTCCTACAGTCGTGGCCAAAAGTGATGGCGACGGGTTGGAGCCAGCGATGACTACGATCCAAGTAAAGTCAGCGGTGACTGAACAGCTTGATTCTTACGTGGCACCGGTTAGAATCCAGCTGTTAGATGCACTGGCTGATGTTAACGATTTTGTTCCGGACGAGGCAACCGAAAGCACGACCATAGTTCCTATAGCCGTGGCCAAAAGTGATGGCGATGGGTTGGAGCCAGCGACGACTGCGGTCCAAGCAAAGTCAGCAGCAGCAGAAAAACCCCGGCAAGGTCGTCGTAGATCGTTCTTATCGGCAGTGGGGAGGCGGCTCCTCAAGTTCGGGAGGACGTtatgctgctgttgctgttgcaaATAG